In the genome of Streptomyces collinus, one region contains:
- a CDS encoding RtcB family protein: MSYVEIPGAKVPIRMWTDPASVEEGALQQLRNVATLPWIKGLAVMPDVHYGKGATVGSVIAMRGAVCPAAVGVDIGCGMSAVRTSLTANDLPGDLSRLRSKIEQVIPVGRGMHDDPVDPGRFHGLATAGWDGFWGRFDGVAEAVKFRQERATKQMGTLGGGNHFVEVCTDTTGSVWLMLHSGSRNIGKELAEHHIGVAQKLPHNQGLVDRDLAVFVADTPQMAAYRNDLFWAQEYAKHNRSIMMALLKDVVRKEFKKAKPTFEPEISAHHNYVAEERYDGMDLLVTRKGAIRAGSGEFGIIPGSMGTGSYIVKGLGNAKSFNSASHGAGRRMSRNAAKRRFTTKDLEQQTQGVECRKDSGVVDEIPGAYKPIEQVIDQQRDLVEVVAKLKQVVCVKG; this comes from the coding sequence ATGTCGTATGTAGAGATACCGGGTGCGAAGGTTCCGATCCGGATGTGGACCGACCCGGCTTCGGTCGAGGAGGGCGCGCTCCAGCAGCTGCGGAACGTGGCGACCCTGCCCTGGATCAAGGGCCTGGCCGTCATGCCCGACGTGCACTACGGCAAGGGCGCGACGGTCGGCTCGGTCATCGCGATGCGGGGTGCGGTGTGCCCGGCGGCGGTGGGTGTCGACATCGGCTGCGGAATGTCGGCGGTGCGGACGTCCCTGACGGCGAACGACCTGCCCGGCGACCTGTCCCGGCTGCGGTCGAAGATCGAGCAGGTGATTCCGGTGGGCCGGGGGATGCATGACGATCCCGTGGACCCGGGGCGGTTCCATGGGCTGGCCACGGCGGGGTGGGACGGGTTCTGGGGGCGGTTCGACGGAGTCGCCGAAGCGGTCAAGTTCCGTCAGGAACGTGCCACGAAGCAGATGGGGACGCTCGGCGGAGGAAACCATTTTGTCGAGGTTTGCACGGACACGACCGGTTCCGTCTGGCTGATGCTGCACTCCGGTTCCCGGAACATCGGCAAGGAACTGGCCGAGCACCACATCGGCGTGGCCCAGAAGCTCCCGCACAACCAGGGTCTGGTCGACCGCGACCTGGCCGTGTTCGTCGCGGACACCCCGCAGATGGCGGCCTACCGCAACGACCTGTTCTGGGCGCAGGAGTACGCGAAGCACAACCGCTCGATCATGATGGCGCTCCTGAAGGACGTGGTCCGCAAGGAGTTCAAGAAGGCCAAGCCCACCTTCGAGCCGGAGATCAGCGCGCACCACAACTACGTGGCCGAGGAGCGCTACGACGGGATGGACCTGCTCGTGACCCGCAAGGGAGCGATCCGGGCCGGCTCCGGCGAGTTCGGGATCATCCCGGGCTCCATGGGCACGGGTTCGTACATCGTGAAGGGCCTCGGCAACGCCAAGTCCTTCAACTCGGCCTCGCACGGCGCGGGCCGGCGCATGAGCCGCAACGCGGCCAAGCGCCGGTTCACCACGAAGGACCTGGAGCAGCAGACCCAGGGTGTGGAGTGCCGCAAGGACTCCGGTGTCGTCGACGAGATCCCCGGCGCGTACAAGCCGATCGAGCAGGTCATCGACCAGCAGCGGGACCTGGTCGAGGTCGTGGCGAAGCTCAAGCAGGTCGTCTGCGTGAAGGGCTGA
- a CDS encoding SDR family NAD(P)-dependent oxidoreductase produces the protein MATAAPPAASRIAVVTGASSGIGAATARQLAAAGYRVVLTARRKDRIEALAEEITKAGHQATAYALDVTDRAAVDEFATAFKTIGVLVNNAGGALGADPVATGDPADWRQMYETNVIGTLNLTQALLPKLIASGDGTVVVVSSTAGHGTYEGGGGYVAAKHGAHVLAETLRLEIVGQPVRVIEIAPGMVKTDEFALTRFGGDEAKAAKVYQGVAEPLTADDVAETITWAVTRPAHVNVDLLVLRPRAQASNTKVHREA, from the coding sequence ATGGCCACCGCAGCCCCGCCCGCAGCCTCCCGCATCGCCGTCGTCACGGGTGCGAGCAGCGGAATCGGTGCCGCCACGGCCCGGCAGCTCGCCGCGGCTGGCTACCGTGTCGTCCTCACCGCGCGCCGCAAGGACCGCATCGAGGCTCTGGCCGAGGAGATCACCAAGGCCGGCCACCAGGCCACGGCGTACGCCCTCGACGTCACCGACCGCGCCGCCGTCGACGAGTTCGCCACGGCGTTCAAGACGATCGGCGTGCTGGTCAACAACGCGGGCGGCGCGCTCGGAGCCGACCCGGTCGCGACCGGCGACCCGGCCGACTGGCGCCAGATGTACGAGACGAACGTCATCGGCACCCTCAACCTCACCCAGGCCCTGCTGCCCAAGCTGATCGCGAGCGGCGACGGCACGGTCGTGGTCGTCTCCTCCACCGCCGGCCACGGCACCTACGAGGGCGGCGGGGGCTACGTCGCCGCCAAGCACGGCGCCCACGTCCTCGCCGAGACCCTTCGCCTGGAGATCGTCGGCCAGCCGGTCCGCGTCATCGAGATCGCCCCCGGCATGGTCAAGACGGACGAGTTCGCCCTGACCCGCTTCGGCGGCGACGAGGCCAAGGCGGCCAAGGTCTACCAGGGCGTAGCCGAGCCCCTCACGGCCGACGACGTGGCCGAGACGATCACCTGGGCGGTCACCCGCCCCGCCCACGTCAACGTCGACCTCCTGGTCCTGCGCCCCCGAGCCCAGGCGTCGAACACCAAGGTGCACCGGGAGGCGTAG
- a CDS encoding ester cyclase, whose translation MGEAREVMDRLTDAVTTHTDLKVVGELYAEDAVAFTPDEGELRGRDTIVEYWRTMTEAVPGATFEVLHSYEAGDTAIDEGIYHGRNTGPLELPNGETLPPTQKEIRIRGVDIATVKDGRIVDYRLYFDEMDFLGQLGLLPDEPF comes from the coding sequence ATGGGCGAGGCACGTGAGGTCATGGACCGGCTCACGGACGCGGTCACCACACACACGGATCTGAAGGTCGTCGGCGAGCTCTACGCCGAGGACGCGGTCGCCTTCACGCCCGACGAGGGCGAGCTGCGCGGGCGCGACACCATCGTCGAGTACTGGCGGACGATGACGGAGGCGGTTCCCGGCGCGACGTTCGAGGTGCTGCACTCCTATGAGGCCGGTGACACGGCCATCGACGAGGGGATCTACCACGGCCGCAACACCGGGCCGCTGGAGCTGCCCAACGGCGAGACGCTGCCGCCGACGCAGAAGGAGATCCGGATCCGCGGGGTGGACATCGCCACGGTGAAGGACGGGCGGATCGTCGACTACCGGCTGTACTTCGACGAGATGGACTTCCTCGGGCAGCTGGGGCTGCTGCCCGACGAGCCGTTCTGA
- a CDS encoding YnfA family protein, with protein MSVLRSAVLFALAAFLEIGGAWLVWQGVREHKGWLWAAGGVLALGAYGFVATFQPDAHFGRVLAAYGGIFVAGSILWGVVADGYRPDRWDITGALVCLAGMAVIMYAPRGN; from the coding sequence ATGTCCGTCCTGCGCTCCGCCGTTCTCTTCGCCCTCGCCGCCTTCCTCGAAATCGGCGGCGCCTGGCTCGTCTGGCAGGGCGTACGCGAACACAAGGGCTGGCTCTGGGCGGCCGGTGGCGTCCTCGCGCTCGGCGCCTACGGCTTCGTCGCGACGTTCCAGCCCGACGCCCACTTCGGCCGCGTCCTCGCCGCGTACGGCGGGATCTTCGTCGCCGGTTCGATCCTGTGGGGCGTGGTCGCGGACGGCTACCGCCCCGACCGCTGGGACATCACGGGCGCGCTGGTCTGCCTCGCGGGCATGGCGGTCATCATGTACGCCCCGCGGGGAAACTGA
- a CDS encoding winged helix-turn-helix transcriptional regulator — protein sequence MATMTAAQRREQARIEYDAFLKGCPTNQLLDRISDKWVSLVVSALAPGPLRYSDLGRKIAGVSPKMLTQTLRSLERDGLLTRTVTPSVPVRVDYELTPLGHNLALLLTAVKDWAENHFDEVKDARERYDAETADA from the coding sequence ATGGCCACCATGACGGCGGCCCAGCGGCGCGAGCAGGCCCGCATCGAGTACGACGCGTTCCTGAAGGGCTGCCCCACCAACCAGCTCCTGGACCGCATCAGCGACAAGTGGGTCAGCCTCGTCGTGTCCGCGCTCGCCCCGGGCCCCCTGCGCTACAGCGACCTCGGCCGCAAGATCGCCGGCGTCAGCCCCAAGATGCTCACCCAGACCCTGCGCTCACTGGAGCGCGACGGCCTCCTCACCCGCACCGTCACCCCGTCCGTCCCGGTCCGTGTCGACTACGAACTCACGCCCCTGGGCCACAATCTGGCCCTGTTGCTGACCGCCGTGAAGGACTGGGCGGAGAACCACTTCGACGAGGTCAAGGACGCCCGCGAGCGCTACGACGCCGAGACCGCCGACGCCTGA
- a CDS encoding NADP-dependent oxidoreductase produces the protein MRAVVVNSFGGPEAVEVVETEVPRPGARQVRIKVAAASLNPVDAGVRAGVFGGAGERIGLGWDVAGTVDAVGAAGAWSVGDEVVALHYGAVKPLGTHAEYVVVDADAVAPAPATVDAVHAATLPLNALTAAQALDRLEPAPGRSSLLVTGAAGAVGGYAVRLAAQRGMAVTGLAREGDEDFVRSLGARHVTSDAVADREFDAVLDAAVLGEPALAWVRDGGRYIGVIPHAEPASVRGVETGAVEVSADGARLAELVRLLDEGVLTTRVAETYALEDAAKAHARLGEGSVRGRLVLVP, from the coding sequence GTGCGTGCTGTAGTGGTGAACTCGTTCGGTGGGCCGGAGGCCGTGGAGGTCGTGGAGACCGAGGTGCCTCGGCCGGGTGCGCGTCAGGTGCGGATCAAGGTCGCGGCGGCCTCGCTGAATCCGGTGGACGCGGGAGTGCGGGCCGGTGTCTTCGGGGGTGCGGGGGAGCGGATCGGGCTCGGCTGGGACGTCGCGGGGACGGTGGACGCGGTGGGTGCGGCCGGTGCGTGGAGCGTCGGGGACGAGGTGGTGGCGCTCCACTACGGTGCGGTCAAGCCGCTGGGCACGCATGCCGAGTACGTCGTCGTGGACGCGGACGCGGTGGCCCCGGCGCCCGCCACGGTGGACGCCGTTCACGCGGCGACCCTGCCGCTGAACGCGCTGACCGCCGCGCAGGCCCTGGACCGGCTGGAGCCGGCGCCGGGCCGGTCGTCGCTGCTGGTGACGGGCGCGGCCGGGGCGGTCGGCGGCTACGCGGTCCGGCTGGCCGCGCAGCGGGGGATGGCGGTGACCGGGCTGGCGCGGGAGGGGGACGAGGACTTCGTACGGTCCCTGGGTGCCCGGCATGTCACGAGCGACGCGGTCGCGGACCGGGAGTTCGACGCGGTGCTGGACGCCGCCGTCCTCGGCGAGCCGGCCCTGGCGTGGGTGCGGGACGGGGGCCGGTACATCGGCGTCATCCCGCACGCCGAGCCCGCCTCCGTGCGGGGTGTGGAGACCGGTGCGGTCGAGGTGAGCGCCGACGGGGCCCGGCTGGCGGAGTTGGTGCGGCTGCTGGACGAGGGGGTGCTGACGACGCGGGTGGCCGAGACGTACGCCCTGGAGGATGCGGCGAAGGCGCACGCCCGGCTGGGCGAGGGGAGCGTGCGGGGGCGGCTGGTGCTCGTGCCCTGA
- a CDS encoding LLM class flavin-dependent oxidoreductase — protein MQFGIFSVGDVTPDPTTGRTPTERERIKAMVAIALKAEEVGLDVFATGEHHNPPFVPSSPTTMLGYVAARTERLILSTATTLITTNDPVKIAEDFAMLQHLADGRVDLMLGRGNTGPVYPWFGQDIRQGINLAVENYALLHRLWREDVVDWEGTFRTPLQGFTATPRPLDGVPPFVWHGSIRSPEIAEQAAYYGDGFFHNNIFWPADHTKRMVELYRTRYAHYGHGTPEQAIVGLGGHVFMRKNSQDAVREFRPYFDVAPVYGNGPSLEDFTDQTPLTVGSPQQVVEKTLAFRAYAGDYQRQLFLIDHAGLPLKTVLEQIDLLGEEVVPVLRKEFAVDRPADVPDAPTHAARLARDRG, from the coding sequence ATGCAGTTCGGGATCTTCAGCGTCGGCGACGTCACGCCCGACCCCACGACCGGCCGGACGCCCACGGAGCGCGAGCGGATCAAGGCCATGGTCGCCATCGCGCTGAAGGCCGAGGAGGTGGGGCTCGACGTCTTCGCGACCGGCGAGCACCACAACCCGCCGTTCGTGCCCTCGTCCCCGACCACGATGCTCGGCTACGTCGCGGCCCGCACCGAGCGGCTGATCCTCTCCACGGCCACGACCCTGATCACCACCAACGACCCGGTGAAGATCGCCGAGGACTTCGCGATGCTCCAGCACCTGGCCGACGGCCGGGTCGACCTGATGCTGGGCCGCGGGAACACCGGCCCGGTCTACCCCTGGTTCGGGCAGGACATCCGGCAGGGCATCAACCTCGCCGTCGAGAACTACGCCCTGCTCCACCGCCTGTGGCGCGAGGACGTCGTCGACTGGGAGGGCACGTTCCGCACGCCCCTGCAGGGCTTCACCGCCACGCCCCGCCCGCTGGACGGCGTACCGCCCTTCGTCTGGCACGGCTCGATCCGCTCCCCGGAGATCGCCGAGCAGGCCGCGTACTACGGCGACGGCTTCTTCCACAACAACATCTTCTGGCCGGCCGACCACACCAAGCGCATGGTCGAGCTGTACCGGACGCGGTACGCCCACTACGGCCACGGCACGCCCGAGCAGGCGATCGTCGGGCTCGGCGGGCACGTCTTCATGCGGAAGAACTCCCAGGACGCCGTGCGTGAGTTCCGGCCCTACTTCGACGTCGCGCCGGTGTACGGGAACGGGCCGTCGCTGGAGGACTTCACGGACCAGACGCCGCTGACCGTCGGCTCCCCGCAGCAGGTCGTCGAGAAGACGCTGGCCTTCCGCGCATACGCCGGCGACTACCAGCGCCAGCTGTTCCTGATCGACCACGCGGGGCTGCCGCTGAAGACCGTCCTGGAGCAGATCGACCTGCTGGGCGAGGAGGTCGTGCCGGTGCTGCGCAAGGAGTTCGCGGTGGACCGTCCGGCGGACGTCCCGGACGCCCCGACGCACGCGGCCCGGCTCGCCCGGGACCGAGGGTGA
- a CDS encoding response regulator transcription factor, with product MPQTVLLAEDDRAIRNALERALTLEGYQVMAVADGVEALAQAHRNRPDVLVLDVMMPGIDGLQVCRVLRAEGDRTPVLMLTALVETADRIAGLDAGADDYVVKPFDVEEVFARLRALLRRTSPVGAGSAPAAEAPRPLPERFIDAAGIRMDPQARRAWRGVRELELTRTEFELLELLVRNAGIVLDHSTIYDRIWGYDFGPGSKNLAVYVGYLRRKLDEPDAPQLIHTVRGVGYVLRED from the coding sequence GTGCCCCAAACAGTGCTGCTCGCCGAAGACGACCGCGCCATCCGCAATGCCCTGGAGCGGGCCCTGACCCTGGAGGGCTACCAGGTCATGGCGGTCGCAGACGGGGTCGAGGCGCTGGCGCAGGCCCACCGCAACCGTCCGGACGTGCTCGTCCTCGACGTCATGATGCCCGGCATCGACGGGCTCCAGGTCTGCCGGGTGCTGCGCGCCGAGGGCGACCGGACGCCCGTGCTGATGCTGACGGCCCTCGTGGAGACCGCCGACCGGATCGCCGGCCTGGACGCGGGCGCCGACGACTACGTGGTGAAGCCCTTCGACGTGGAGGAGGTCTTCGCCCGGCTGCGTGCCCTGCTGCGCCGCACCAGCCCGGTGGGCGCCGGGAGCGCACCGGCGGCCGAGGCGCCCAGGCCGCTCCCGGAGCGGTTCATCGACGCCGCCGGCATCCGCATGGACCCGCAGGCGCGCCGGGCCTGGCGCGGCGTGCGCGAGCTGGAGCTGACCCGCACCGAGTTCGAGCTGCTGGAACTGCTGGTGCGCAACGCGGGCATCGTCCTCGACCACTCGACGATCTACGACCGCATCTGGGGCTACGACTTCGGGCCCGGCTCGAAGAACCTCGCCGTCTACGTCGGCTACCTGCGCCGCAAGCTCGACGAGCCGGACGCGCCGCAGCTGATCCACACGGTCCGCGGCGTGGGTTACGTGCTGCGGGAGGACTGA
- a CDS encoding sensor histidine kinase — MGRLGRLLAGRRPKLVSLRTTFAVSFAAVTAAVTILVGILSYSAAARLVRVDQQTVFDEVVQDLRDEVRQNHMTPGDFSSAAPGHDLVRPARTDVQVLGPDGHVVDRGSPGLPVTGTDARIAAAASSGEVAEHKDVDVGDDVYRVATVSLGGGRGAVQVAQEFSDVEDLLRVLQQRTLLLVAAVVVGAGLFGWWLARRITRRLVVLTDAAEDVARTRRLGIQVPVAGHDEVGRLGRAFDRMLGRLAQSEEDQRRLVQDAGHELRTPLTSLRTNISLLRRIDELPPETRDELVADLGQEARELTDLVNELVDLAAGQSDTEPPRRVDVADIAEEVAGVARRRSGREILLRASGDTTTDGRPGMLTRALSNLVENAVKFDQGGRAPIEIVVSGPARPGTVRVEVLDRGPGIADSDLTRVFDRFYRAADARSLPGSGLGLSIVREVALAHGGAPFALRRDGGGTVTGFTVGGRPAANDVG, encoded by the coding sequence GTGGGCCGCCTGGGCCGCCTGCTGGCCGGGCGGCGGCCGAAGCTGGTCTCGCTGCGCACCACGTTCGCGGTGTCGTTCGCGGCGGTGACGGCGGCCGTGACGATCCTGGTCGGCATCCTGTCGTACAGCGCCGCCGCGCGGCTGGTGCGGGTGGACCAGCAGACGGTGTTCGACGAGGTCGTGCAGGATCTGCGCGACGAGGTGCGGCAGAACCACATGACGCCCGGCGACTTCTCGTCCGCCGCGCCCGGCCACGACCTCGTACGGCCCGCCCGCACCGACGTGCAGGTGCTCGGCCCGGACGGGCACGTCGTCGACCGGGGCAGTCCGGGGCTGCCGGTCACCGGCACCGACGCGCGGATCGCCGCCGCGGCCTCGTCCGGGGAGGTGGCCGAGCACAAGGACGTCGACGTGGGCGACGACGTCTACCGCGTCGCCACCGTCTCCCTCGGCGGCGGCCGGGGTGCGGTGCAGGTCGCCCAGGAGTTCAGCGACGTCGAGGACCTGCTGCGGGTGCTCCAGCAGCGGACGCTGCTGCTGGTGGCCGCCGTGGTGGTCGGCGCCGGGCTGTTCGGCTGGTGGCTGGCCCGGCGGATCACGCGCCGCCTGGTCGTGCTGACCGACGCCGCCGAGGACGTCGCCCGCACCCGCCGCCTGGGCATCCAGGTGCCGGTGGCCGGACACGACGAGGTGGGCCGCCTCGGCCGGGCCTTCGACCGCATGCTGGGCCGGCTCGCCCAGTCCGAGGAGGACCAGCGCCGCCTGGTCCAGGACGCCGGCCACGAGCTGCGCACGCCGCTCACCTCGCTGCGCACGAACATCTCCCTGCTGCGCCGGATCGACGAACTCCCGCCGGAAACCCGCGACGAACTGGTCGCCGACCTGGGCCAGGAGGCCCGGGAGCTGACCGACCTGGTCAACGAACTGGTGGATCTCGCGGCCGGGCAGTCCGACACCGAGCCGCCGCGGCGGGTGGACGTCGCGGACATCGCCGAGGAGGTGGCGGGGGTGGCCCGGCGCCGCAGCGGCCGCGAGATCCTGCTGCGCGCGAGCGGCGACACCACGACCGACGGGCGGCCGGGGATGCTGACCCGGGCGCTGTCCAACCTCGTCGAGAACGCGGTGAAGTTCGACCAGGGCGGCCGGGCCCCCATCGAGATCGTCGTCTCGGGGCCCGCCCGCCCCGGCACGGTCCGGGTCGAGGTCCTCGACCGCGGCCCCGGCATCGCCGACAGTGACCTCACCCGCGTCTTCGACCGCTTCTACCGGGCCGCCGACGCCCGCTCCCTGCCGGGTTCCGGCCTGGGCCTGTCCATCGTCCGCGAGGTGGCCCTCGCCCACGGGGGAGCGCCGTTCGCGCTCCGGCGGGACGGGGGCGGGACGGTCACCGGGTTCACGGTGGGCGGGCGGCCCGCGGCGAACGACGTGGGGTGA
- a CDS encoding GNAT family N-acetyltransferase: MRDLAESVESMEQLATVWRAMVLDRDPQADVRDLPGIAVRWADCRFAFWNCLTLTETGADAGLLKQRLNEAAGIMRSKSHAGFLWVFEDLLDDGARAALGAAAEQAGLRYAFPGTGMAGDLLPVPEPVHPELTFVRVDDDDLLRAYADLNARAYGFPLEDGRDGLAGSSLWKSGVFAYLGLRDGTPVTCAATVEAEGRLFVVLVATDPACERRGYGEAVTRKALYEGARATGLTRATLHATAAGAPVYPRIGFRPNSPLRFYALGD; encoded by the coding sequence GTGCGTGATCTCGCGGAGTCGGTCGAGTCGATGGAGCAACTCGCCACGGTCTGGCGGGCCATGGTGCTCGACCGGGACCCGCAGGCCGACGTGCGCGACCTGCCGGGCATCGCCGTACGGTGGGCCGACTGCCGGTTCGCCTTCTGGAACTGCTTGACCCTGACGGAGACCGGGGCGGACGCCGGGCTGCTGAAGCAGCGGCTGAACGAGGCCGCCGGGATCATGCGGTCGAAGTCCCACGCCGGGTTCCTGTGGGTCTTCGAGGATCTGCTCGACGACGGGGCGCGGGCCGCGCTCGGAGCGGCCGCCGAACAGGCGGGCCTGCGGTACGCCTTCCCCGGCACCGGCATGGCGGGCGACCTGCTGCCGGTCCCCGAGCCCGTCCACCCCGAACTGACCTTCGTGCGTGTGGACGACGACGACCTGCTGCGGGCGTACGCGGACCTCAACGCGCGCGCCTACGGCTTCCCCCTGGAGGACGGCCGGGACGGGCTCGCCGGGTCCTCGTTGTGGAAGAGCGGGGTGTTCGCGTACCTGGGACTGCGGGACGGGACCCCCGTGACCTGCGCCGCCACGGTCGAGGCGGAGGGGCGGCTCTTCGTCGTGCTCGTCGCCACCGATCCGGCCTGCGAACGGCGGGGCTACGGGGAGGCAGTGACCCGCAAGGCGCTGTACGAGGGAGCCCGGGCGACCGGCCTGACCCGGGCCACACTGCACGCGACCGCCGCGGGAGCGCCGGTGTACCCGCGGATCGGGTTCCGTCCCAACTCCCCGTTGCGGTTCTACGCCCTCGGGGACTGA
- a CDS encoding NfeD family protein → MVWFLGLGITGVALLALSLLFDGVLDGALDSALDGWLSLPVVAGFLSMTGFAGAIATGAGGAGPAVATTAGAVCGLGTAWLTYRFSRVLMHDRTAPTPTGDDLVGTSGKVVTAIPAGGYGEVLLLLAGQTAKFAARSAGPVARGAEVWVEAVPSATSVVVRPVDR, encoded by the coding sequence ATGGTCTGGTTTCTGGGACTGGGCATAACGGGGGTCGCGTTGCTCGCCCTGTCGCTGCTCTTCGACGGGGTGCTGGACGGCGCGCTGGACAGCGCCCTGGACGGCTGGCTGTCGCTTCCGGTCGTCGCGGGGTTCCTGTCGATGACCGGCTTCGCCGGGGCCATCGCCACCGGCGCGGGGGGTGCCGGGCCCGCGGTCGCCACCACGGCGGGGGCCGTGTGCGGCCTCGGAACGGCCTGGCTGACGTACCGCTTCAGCCGCGTCCTGATGCATGACCGGACGGCTCCCACACCGACCGGTGACGACCTGGTGGGTACGTCGGGCAAGGTGGTCACGGCCATTCCGGCGGGCGGTTACGGAGAGGTGCTGCTCCTGCTCGCGGGGCAGACGGCGAAGTTCGCCGCCCGCAGTGCGGGGCCGGTGGCCCGGGGGGCCGAGGTGTGGGTGGAGGCGGTGCCCTCCGCCACGTCCGTCGTGGTCCGCCCGGTGGACCGCTGA